From the genome of Vicia villosa cultivar HV-30 ecotype Madison, WI linkage group LG2, Vvil1.0, whole genome shotgun sequence, one region includes:
- the LOC131651250 gene encoding uncharacterized protein LOC131651250, which produces MPPKQVPVTIKHGSIIDEVHQQINPWIYQITPQLKNTPYLGFSVAVVGISVVGFCLWQFFLNSCRNEKFALRLMYRSAVFDIGCSSAHSFQFHFCYLDLKLSNCTRIKEIGRVQGS; this is translated from the exons ATGCCTCCAAAGCAA GTTCCGGTGACTATTAAGCATGGATCAATAATAGATGAAGTGCATCAACAAATAAATCCATGGATATATCAG ATTACGCCGCAACTGAAGAATACGCCGTATTTGGGTTTTTCTGTAGCTGTAGTTGGCATCTCTGTGGTG GGATTTTGCTTATGGCAGTTTTTTTTAAACAGTTGCAGGAATGAGAAATTTGCACTAAG ACTCATGTATAGATCTGCAGTGTTTGATATTGGGTGCTCTTCGGCTCACAG TTTCCAATTTCACTTTTGCTATTTGGATTTGAAGCTGTCAAATTGTACAAGGATCAAAGAAATAGGAAGGGTACAGGGATCCTAG
- the LOC131648154 gene encoding prohibitin-1, mitochondrial, with amino-acid sequence MKVPNVPGGGAASALMKLGVIGGIGLYAAANSLYNVEGGHRAIVFNRLIGVKDKVYPEGTHFVIPWFERPVIYDVRARPHLVESTSGSRDLQMVKIGLRVLTRPLPSQLPTVYRTLGENYNERVLPSIIHETLKAVVAQYNASQLITQREAVSREIRKILTERAANFNIALDDVSITTLTFGKEFTAAIEAKQVAAQEAERAKFVVEKAEQDKRSAVIRAQGEAKSAQLIGQAISNNPAFITLRKIEAAREIAHTISNAANKVFLNSDDLLLNLQELNLEPGKN; translated from the exons atgaaagttcCAAATGTACCTGGTGGCGGTGCTGCCTCTGCACTGATGAAATTGGGAGTTATTGGTGGAATTGGTTTGTATGCTGCTGCTAACAGTCTTTACAATGTCGAAGGAGGTCACCGAGCAATTGTTTTTAACCGTCTTATTGGTGTCAAAGACAAG GTTTATCCTGAAGGAACACATTTTGTAATTCCGTGGTTTGAGAGGCCAGTCATCTATGATGTCCGTGCGCGTCCCCATCTTGTCGAGAGTACATCTGGAAGTCGTGATCTTCAGATG GTGAAAATTGGGCTTCGAGTTCTTACACGTCCCTTGCCTAGCCAGTTACCTACAGTTTATCGGACCCTTGGAGAGAATTATAATGAAAGGGTTTTACCTTCAATCATACATGAAACTTTGAAAGCTGTGGTTGCCCAGTATAATGCCAGCCAGCTTATTACTCAGCGAGAG GCTGTTAGCCGTGAAATCCGAAAGATCCTGACTGAGAGGGCAGCCAACTTTAATATTGCTCTTGATGATGTGTCAATTACTACTCTGACCTTTGGCAAGGAGTTTACTGCTGCAATTGAAGCCAAGCAGGTGGCGGCACAAGAAGCTGAGAGGGCGAAATTTGTTGTGGAAAAAGCTGAGCAAGACAAAAGAAGTGCTGTAATCAGAGCACAG GGTGAGGCTAAAAGTGCCCAACTGATTGGACAAGCCATTTCCAACAATCCAGCTTTCATCACACTCAGGAAGATTGAAGCTGCAAGAGAGATTGCACATACTATATCAAACGCAGCAAACAAGGTTTTCCTGAATTCAGATGATCTTTTGCTGAATCTTCAGGAGCTGAATTTGGAGCCTGGCAAAAACTGA